The Melitaea cinxia chromosome 6, ilMelCinx1.1, whole genome shotgun sequence genome has a window encoding:
- the LOC123654460 gene encoding protein vestigial, whose protein sequence is MSPIEWHVIGRILIENNDFPMARDSSTYKSAGASGEGGRARGAGGRGDGAAAAGGMAVSCPEVMYGAYYPYLYGRGAARSFHHAPHFQYDRDLLCFKTVHCNSATRNSNKLILKKTKTKIVSSIRRTVHTAVALYPEDGYRALHAVMRNERAARLILMRLNVQSGGNAGEYGGGAATGGAAALSSGSASSGAQSPGSPPHAHALPHHAHHAHLAHHAHQPAAAHHSPRLRTKEEDLSAHGRASADGGGSSESEGECGGARARAQYVSANCVVFTHYSGDVAAVVDEHFARALALDKPKEGVPMSSRNLPASFFNATAGPACAGLDLYDYDPWHQHYAGYGHAAHRHAAEYHAAAAHHNMAAAGYGGLLLGRGSLHAQYKPVDWPHAAHHAHHAHHASPHLDPAACSPYSYPAPPGLEAQVQDTSKDLYWF, encoded by the exons ATGAGCCCTATAGAGTGGCATGTTATAGGCAGAATCTTGATCGAGAATAATGATTTTCCGATGGCACGTGATTCAAGTACCTACAAG AGTGCGGGCGCCAGCGGCGAGGGCGGCAGGGCGCGGGGGGCGGGCGGGCGCGGCGATggggcggcggcggcgggcgggATGGCGGTGAGCTGCCCCGAGGTGATGTACGGCGCCTACTACCCCTACCTGTACGGCCGCGGCGCCGCGCGCTCCTTCCACCACGCGCCGCACTTCCAGTACGATCGG GATTTGCTTTGTTTCAAGACTGTGCATTGTAACAGTGCAACTAGGaatagtaataaattgattttaaagaaaacaaaaactaaaattgtttCGAGTATTCGTCGCACAGTCCACACTGCAGTAGCGCTCTACCCCGAAGACGGCTACAGGGCGCTGCACGCGGTTATGCGAAAcgagcgcgccgcgcgcctCATACTAATGCGC TTGAACGTGCAGAGCGGCGGCAATGCGGGCGAGTACGGCGGGGGCGCGGCgacgggcggcgcggcggcgctcAGCTCGGGCTCGGCGTCGTCGGGCGCGCAGTCTCCCGGGTCGCCGCCGCACGCGCACGCGCTGCcgcaccacgcgcaccacgcgcacctcgcgcaccacgcgcaccagcccgccgccgcgcaccaCTCGCCGCGCCTGCGCACCAAGGAGGAGGACCTCTCCGCGCACGGCCGCGCCAGCGCTGACG GCGGCGGCTCGTCGGAGTCGGAGGGCGAgtgcggcggcgcgcgcgcgcgtgcgcAGTACGTCAGCGCCAACTGCGTCGTGTTCACGCACTACTCCGGCGACGTGGCCGCCGTCGTCGACGAGCACTTCGCCCGCGCGCTGGCCCTCGACAAGCCCAAAG AGGGCGTGCCGATGTCGTCGCGCAACCTGCCCGCGTCGTTCTTCAACGCCACGGCGGGCCCCGCCTGCGCCGGCCTCGACCTCTACGACTACGACCCCTGGCATCAGCACTACGCCGG GTACGGGCACGCGGCGCACCGGCACGCGGCCGAGTACCACGCGGCGGCGGCGCACCACAACATGGCGGCGGCGGGCTACGGCGGCCTGCTGCTGGGCCGCGGCTCGCTGCACGCGCAGTACAAGCCCGTGGACTGGCCGCACGCcgcgcaccacgcgcaccacgcgcaccacgcCTCGCCGCACCTCGACCCCGCCGCCTGCTCGCCCTACTCCTACCCGGCGCCGCCCG